In one Leptospira mtsangambouensis genomic region, the following are encoded:
- a CDS encoding alpha/beta hydrolase, translated as MKKILSTFIIVFTFFLLGAGYYFSSSIVSFPVTTLEEDKTKLKINSISDFGLPEPESIRFQNGNLRLRGWYFKNPKKKKCGVVLLHGHTRTRFGVLKYAPLFWKRGCSLFLYDARHHGESGGEYGTYGFYEKIDLERAIEFFSEISTVPEEQIGIFGASFGAATALQYAEGRNDFAFVIADSPFMDMRSIVEKRAVDLYSPVVLFLSPIALSLAELRADFLVDEVSPKKAAKFISLPVLLIHSKTDEITPVFHSEEIFQNLKSNHKQLVETDWGANHCKSIDVRPSEYESIVNSFLKEHTSFPK; from the coding sequence ATGAAAAAGATTCTCAGTACGTTTATCATTGTTTTCACCTTTTTTTTGCTAGGTGCAGGTTATTATTTTTCATCTTCCATTGTCTCCTTTCCCGTCACTACCTTAGAAGAAGATAAGACGAAATTAAAGATCAATTCCATTTCTGATTTTGGACTCCCTGAACCAGAGTCCATTCGATTTCAAAACGGAAATCTTCGTTTGCGTGGTTGGTATTTCAAAAATCCAAAAAAGAAAAAATGTGGTGTTGTTTTGCTCCACGGACATACAAGAACTCGTTTCGGTGTTTTGAAATACGCTCCTTTGTTTTGGAAACGAGGTTGCAGTTTGTTCCTCTATGATGCTCGTCATCATGGTGAAAGTGGAGGAGAATACGGAACGTACGGATTTTATGAAAAAATTGATTTAGAAAGGGCCATTGAGTTCTTTTCTGAGATTAGTACAGTTCCAGAAGAACAGATTGGAATTTTTGGTGCTTCGTTTGGTGCCGCAACGGCATTACAATATGCAGAAGGACGAAATGACTTTGCATTTGTGATTGCGGATTCCCCTTTTATGGATATGCGTTCGATTGTAGAAAAAAGAGCAGTGGATTTGTATTCACCTGTGGTATTGTTTCTTTCTCCCATAGCCCTTTCTCTCGCTGAACTTCGTGCCGATTTTCTTGTGGATGAAGTCTCTCCTAAAAAAGCAGCAAAATTTATATCTTTGCCGGTACTTTTGATTCATTCGAAGACAGATGAGATTACCCCGGTTTTTCATTCTGAGGAAATTTTTCAAAATTTAAAATCGAATCATAAACAATTGGTGGAAACGGATTGGGGAGCTAATCATTGTAAATCGATTGACGTTCGCCCGAGTGAATATGAATCCATAGTGAATTCTTTTCTAAAAGAACATACTTCCTTCCCTAAGTGA
- a CDS encoding HipA family kinase has protein sequence MLEVTKILELYKGSSFPTKIKANDGKTYILKMKGAGNGVKSLIQEFLVNRVCFSLGFNVPNVYPILLPDEFPWDFGTDEFDDLVKKSFGLNLMLDCIENQIETQELEPNSMSVEIKNQIVAIDFFFKNFDRTKQSNNFLKDRTGKLWIIDHGSCEFLNESIMEESKTLPSNHIFVSETIQNNRYLSQIIQFDFQRIIQEIPQSWVIEIGLKEKDIFLILNKRIHWILSKFYL, from the coding sequence ATGTTGGAAGTAACTAAAATTCTAGAACTCTATAAAGGAAGTTCGTTTCCTACAAAAATCAAAGCAAACGATGGGAAAACATACATTCTCAAAATGAAAGGAGCTGGGAACGGAGTAAAAAGTCTAATCCAAGAGTTTCTCGTCAATCGAGTTTGTTTTTCTTTAGGGTTCAATGTTCCGAATGTATACCCCATTCTCCTTCCTGATGAGTTCCCATGGGATTTTGGAACCGATGAATTCGATGATTTAGTAAAAAAGAGTTTTGGTTTGAATTTAATGTTGGATTGTATTGAAAATCAAATAGAAACGCAAGAATTAGAACCGAACTCAATGAGTGTAGAAATTAAAAACCAAATAGTGGCAATTGATTTCTTTTTCAAAAATTTCGATAGAACCAAACAAAGTAATAATTTTTTAAAAGATCGAACTGGGAAACTTTGGATCATTGATCACGGAAGCTGTGAATTTTTAAATGAATCCATCATGGAAGAGTCAAAAACACTCCCATCCAATCATATCTTTGTATCGGAAACCATTCAAAACAATCGATATCTTTCCCAAATCATCCAATTTGATTTTCAAAGGATAATTCAAGAAATCCCTCAATCATGGGTAATAGAAATTGGGCTAAAGGAAAAAGATATCTTCTTAATTTTAAACAAACGAATCCACTGGATCTTATCTAAATTTTATTTATAA
- a CDS encoding LA_0442/LA_0875 N-terminal domain-containing protein, protein MKKTLLIIFLCLVTLPLFAVNTVILKNGKTIKGKVTDQNERGLTVQTAEGSQIISKSQILKVVYKDVSEQEAEKIRIAEEKKLREKEEKEKAKLEKERLLAEAKEQKRLEEEAKLAEQTRLAEEKNKETLAEREAKAEAEWLATRKLGPSPAAAQCGGRLALIWRSALIPGWGQYCGGYTVSAGTFGTLFFGTLLYSLGPLRTEEQNAKSHYDTMVLLNQIGGPGTRFNAQNVSLPSEFIGGFVETSITEDLITKSKNNAKEANIKYLAGLGTAGIIYITNVIHAYMIGRDRYPDRPSVSTGGKQIREGFDWDSGWDRPYSITGIRPQMNSVYAEVRYSILF, encoded by the coding sequence ATGAAAAAAACACTTTTAATAATATTTCTGTGCCTTGTGACCCTTCCCCTATTCGCAGTCAATACTGTCATTCTAAAAAATGGGAAGACAATAAAAGGGAAAGTTACCGACCAAAATGAACGAGGACTCACTGTGCAAACCGCAGAAGGATCACAAATCATTTCTAAATCCCAAATTTTAAAAGTTGTCTATAAAGACGTGAGCGAACAAGAAGCCGAAAAAATTCGAATTGCAGAAGAAAAAAAATTACGAGAAAAAGAAGAAAAAGAAAAAGCGAAACTTGAAAAAGAAAGACTTCTTGCAGAAGCAAAAGAACAGAAACGTCTGGAAGAAGAAGCAAAACTTGCGGAACAAACAAGACTCGCTGAAGAAAAAAACAAAGAAACACTAGCGGAAAGAGAAGCGAAAGCGGAAGCAGAATGGCTCGCAACAAGAAAACTAGGTCCCTCTCCGGCAGCAGCCCAATGCGGAGGCCGGCTAGCTTTGATTTGGCGATCTGCGTTAATCCCTGGATGGGGCCAGTATTGTGGTGGTTATACTGTATCAGCTGGGACCTTTGGTACTTTATTTTTTGGCACTCTTCTCTATTCACTTGGGCCTCTACGCACCGAAGAACAAAATGCAAAGTCCCATTACGATACAATGGTCTTACTCAACCAAATCGGAGGACCAGGCACCAGATTCAATGCACAAAATGTGAGTTTGCCTTCTGAATTTATTGGAGGATTTGTTGAGACTTCCATTACGGAAGATCTAATCACAAAAAGTAAAAACAATGCCAAAGAAGCAAATATCAAATATTTGGCTGGCCTCGGAACAGCAGGTATCATTTACATCACTAATGTCATCCATGCCTATATGATTGGGAGAGACCGGTATCCCGATCGCCCTTCTGTCAGCACTGGAGGCAAACAAATTAGAGAAGGTTTCGACTGGGATTCTGGTTGGGATAGACCATATTCCATCACGGGCATTCGACCACAGATGAATTCAGTGTATGCAGAAGTTCGTTATTCAATTCTATTTTAA